In the Ramlibacter tataouinensis TTB310 genome, one interval contains:
- the gdhA gene encoding NADP-specific glutamate dehydrogenase: protein MEYTSAHEFLRRVGERNPGQPEFLQAVAEVVDSVWPFIEQHPRYAEQGLLDRLVEPERVVMFRVSWVDDHGRVRVNRGYRIQHSMAIGPYKGGIRFHPSVNLSVLKFLAFEQTFKNALTTLPLGGGKGGADFDPKGKSPAEVMRFCQALVSELFRHVGADTDVPAGDIGVGGREVGYMTGMYKKLANRADAVFTGKGLSFGGSLMRPEATGYGTVYFAQEMLGTRGRGLEGLRVSVSGSGNVAQYAIEKAMALGARVVTASDSGGTVVDPEGFTPEKLALLMEVKNQRYGRISEYAERTGVRYEAGKRPWHVPVDVALPCATQNELDARDAAQLVANGVLCVAEGANMPCTLEAAHAFEAAQVLYAPGKASNAGGVATSGLEMSQNALRLSWPREEVDARLLQIMQGIHAACLRHGRRADGTVSYLDGANIAGFVQVADAMLAQGVT from the coding sequence ATGGAATACACCTCTGCCCATGAGTTCCTGCGCCGCGTCGGTGAGCGCAATCCCGGCCAACCCGAATTCCTCCAGGCGGTGGCCGAGGTGGTGGACAGCGTCTGGCCCTTCATCGAGCAGCATCCGCGCTATGCCGAGCAGGGGCTGCTGGACCGGCTGGTCGAACCCGAGCGCGTGGTCATGTTCCGCGTCAGCTGGGTGGACGACCACGGCCGTGTCCGGGTCAACCGGGGCTACCGCATCCAGCACAGCATGGCCATAGGCCCGTACAAGGGCGGCATCCGCTTCCACCCCTCGGTCAACCTCTCGGTGCTCAAGTTCCTGGCCTTCGAGCAGACCTTCAAGAACGCGCTGACCACCTTGCCCCTGGGCGGCGGCAAGGGCGGGGCGGACTTCGACCCCAAGGGCAAGAGCCCCGCCGAGGTCATGCGCTTCTGCCAGGCCCTGGTCTCGGAACTGTTCCGGCACGTGGGGGCCGACACGGACGTGCCTGCAGGCGACATCGGCGTGGGCGGGCGCGAAGTCGGCTACATGACGGGCATGTACAAGAAGCTGGCCAACCGGGCCGACGCCGTGTTCACCGGCAAGGGGCTGAGCTTCGGCGGCTCGCTGATGCGCCCCGAAGCCACGGGCTACGGCACGGTCTACTTCGCCCAGGAGATGCTCGGGACCCGGGGCCGCGGCCTGGAAGGCCTGCGGGTGAGCGTTTCGGGGTCGGGGAACGTGGCGCAGTACGCCATCGAGAAGGCGATGGCGCTGGGTGCCCGGGTGGTCACCGCTTCCGACTCCGGCGGCACCGTGGTGGACCCCGAGGGTTTCACGCCGGAGAAGCTGGCCCTCCTGATGGAGGTGAAGAACCAGCGCTATGGCCGCATCAGCGAATACGCCGAGCGCACCGGCGTCCGCTACGAAGCCGGCAAGCGCCCCTGGCATGTGCCCGTGGATGTCGCCCTTCCGTGCGCGACGCAAAACGAGCTGGACGCGCGGGATGCGGCGCAGTTGGTAGCCAACGGCGTCCTCTGCGTGGCCGAAGGCGCGAACATGCCCTGCACCCTGGAGGCCGCCCACGCGTTCGAAGCCGCCCAGGTGCTGTATGCGCCCGGCAAGGCGAGCAATGCCGGCGGCGTGGCCACCTCGGGCCTGGAGATGAGCCAGAACGCGCTGCGCCTGTCCTGGCCGCGCGAAGAGGTCGACGCCCGGCTGCTGCAGATCATGCAGGGCATCCACGCGGCCTGCCTGCGGCACGGCAGGCGTGCCGACGGCACCGTCAGCTACCTGGACGGCGCCAACATCGCGGGTTTCGTCCAGGTGGCCGATGCGATGCTGGCCCAGGGCGTGACCTGA
- a CDS encoding monovalent cation/H+ antiporter subunit A, with translation MPDEKLLIVLLLLPFVGSVATVVLSSRARDAAAWVSAGASLLALAGAASLYGRMNTGDVVRLKMPWVPTAGLEFTLRMDGLAWMFCMLVTGIGFLVVLYARYYMSPRDPIARFFAFFLAFMGSMLGVVLSGNLFQLVFFWELTSLFSFLLIGYWHHNPAARDGARMALIITSAGGLSLFAGVLLLGRIAGSYDLDAVLLAGDRIRAHSLYVPALILIAGGALTKSAQFPFHFWLPQAMAAPTPVSAYLHSAAMVKLGVFLLVRLWPALAGTDAWTWVIGTAGLVTLVLGAYVAIFQHDLKGLLAYSTASHLGLITALLGLNSPLALVAAVFHVMNHATFKASLFMAAGIIDHESGTRDIRRLSGLYRFMPVTATLAMVAAAAMAGVPLLNGFLSKEMFFSESLRAQGPVQAINSVLPVIATAWGMFSVAYSLRFIHGVFFGPAPTGLPRTPHEPPRWMRLPIEFLVLACLVVGILPTLTIGPVLDIAIRSVLGDQVPPYSLAVWHGLTVPLMMSLLALGGGAVLYRVLQRYFARGQDRTPLLPSIQGRHVFDSLLAAVSWRWARAIERAIGTRRLQPQLGLLILFALAAGLWPVWARGLHFGALLPTDADTAFLLIWIVGVACAIGAAWQAKFHRLVAIVLASGAGLVVCLTFAWLSAPDLALTQLLVEIVTSILLLLGLRWLPQRMPFRRSAAATRAALPRRARDLALAIGGGAGLGLVAYAVMTRPLPDGTVSRFFLENAWPLGGGTNVVNVIIVDFRGFDTLGEISVLCVVAITVYSLLRRFRPAPESIAPLAQRAGQTGVTKGEDLAIPAIIMRWMLPAISLVALYLLLRGHNLPGGGFAAGITMTVGLILQYMAGGTRWAEDRLPIRPLSWMMAGLLLAVGTGVGSWLFGYPFLTSHVAHFEVPLLGELHVPSAFFFDLGVFFLVVGAAALLLIALGHQSTRAHRSAERR, from the coding sequence ATGCCCGATGAAAAGCTCCTAATCGTTCTGCTGCTGCTGCCCTTCGTCGGCAGCGTTGCCACGGTCGTGCTTTCTTCCCGAGCGCGCGACGCTGCCGCGTGGGTGTCTGCCGGCGCTTCCCTTCTGGCGCTGGCGGGCGCGGCCAGCCTGTACGGCCGCATGAACACGGGCGATGTGGTGCGCCTGAAGATGCCTTGGGTGCCGACGGCAGGGCTTGAATTCACGCTGCGCATGGATGGCTTGGCCTGGATGTTCTGCATGCTCGTGACGGGCATCGGATTCTTGGTCGTGCTGTACGCCCGCTACTACATGTCGCCGCGCGACCCCATCGCGAGGTTCTTCGCCTTCTTCCTGGCGTTCATGGGCTCGATGCTCGGCGTGGTGCTTTCGGGCAACCTATTCCAGCTGGTGTTTTTCTGGGAGCTCACCAGCCTTTTCTCCTTCCTGCTCATCGGCTACTGGCACCACAACCCGGCCGCACGCGACGGCGCACGCATGGCGCTCATCATCACCTCGGCCGGGGGCCTCAGCCTGTTTGCCGGCGTGCTGCTCCTGGGCCGCATCGCGGGCAGCTACGACCTCGATGCGGTGCTGCTCGCAGGCGATCGCATCCGGGCTCATTCGCTGTACGTGCCGGCCCTCATCCTCATTGCCGGCGGGGCGCTGACCAAATCCGCGCAGTTCCCATTCCACTTCTGGTTGCCACAGGCCATGGCCGCACCGACGCCGGTATCGGCCTACCTGCACTCGGCGGCCATGGTCAAGCTGGGCGTGTTCCTGCTGGTGCGGCTCTGGCCGGCTTTGGCGGGAACGGATGCCTGGACCTGGGTGATCGGAACGGCTGGACTGGTCACGCTGGTCCTGGGTGCCTATGTGGCCATCTTCCAGCACGACCTGAAGGGCCTGCTGGCGTACTCCACCGCCAGCCACCTGGGCCTGATCACGGCGCTGCTGGGGCTGAACAGCCCGCTTGCGCTGGTGGCGGCGGTCTTCCACGTCATGAACCATGCGACCTTCAAGGCGTCGCTCTTCATGGCCGCGGGCATCATCGACCACGAATCGGGCACGCGGGACATCCGCCGGCTCTCGGGCCTGTATCGCTTCATGCCGGTCACCGCGACGCTGGCGATGGTGGCCGCCGCCGCCATGGCCGGCGTGCCGCTCCTGAATGGCTTCCTGTCCAAGGAGATGTTCTTTTCCGAGTCACTGCGGGCGCAAGGACCGGTGCAGGCGATCAACAGCGTTTTGCCGGTCATCGCTACGGCGTGGGGGATGTTCAGCGTCGCCTACTCACTGAGATTCATCCACGGCGTGTTCTTTGGCCCGGCGCCGACCGGTCTGCCACGGACCCCGCATGAGCCACCGCGATGGATGCGCTTGCCGATCGAGTTCCTGGTGCTCGCCTGCCTCGTCGTCGGCATCTTGCCGACGCTCACGATCGGCCCGGTCCTGGACATCGCGATTCGCTCGGTGCTGGGCGACCAGGTGCCGCCGTACAGCCTGGCCGTCTGGCACGGCCTGACGGTCCCGTTGATGATGAGCCTGCTGGCGCTTGGCGGCGGCGCAGTTCTCTATCGGGTGCTGCAGCGATACTTCGCTCGCGGGCAGGACCGCACGCCGCTGCTGCCCTCGATCCAGGGACGCCATGTCTTCGACAGCCTGCTGGCTGCCGTCTCATGGCGCTGGGCTCGGGCAATCGAGCGAGCCATTGGCACCCGGCGGCTGCAGCCGCAGCTCGGCCTGCTCATACTGTTCGCCCTGGCAGCCGGCCTCTGGCCGGTGTGGGCGCGCGGCCTTCACTTCGGAGCTCTGCTGCCGACCGACGCGGACACGGCCTTCCTGCTGATCTGGATCGTCGGCGTGGCCTGTGCAATAGGGGCCGCCTGGCAAGCCAAATTCCACCGTTTGGTGGCCATCGTGCTCGCCAGTGGCGCTGGGCTGGTGGTTTGCCTCACCTTCGCCTGGCTCTCCGCTCCGGACCTGGCTCTGACGCAGCTGCTGGTGGAGATCGTGACGAGCATCCTGCTGCTGCTGGGCTTGCGTTGGCTTCCGCAGCGCATGCCGTTTCGCAGAAGCGCGGCCGCCACCCGCGCCGCGCTGCCGCGCAGGGCGCGCGACCTCGCCCTGGCCATCGGCGGCGGCGCTGGCCTCGGCCTCGTCGCGTACGCCGTGATGACACGGCCCTTGCCCGACGGGACCGTTTCGCGCTTCTTTCTGGAAAACGCCTGGCCCCTGGGCGGCGGCACCAACGTCGTGAACGTGATCATCGTGGACTTCCGCGGCTTCGACACGCTGGGCGAGATTTCCGTGCTCTGCGTGGTGGCGATCACCGTCTACTCGCTGCTGCGTCGGTTCCGGCCCGCGCCGGAGAGCATCGCGCCCCTGGCGCAGCGGGCTGGGCAGACAGGCGTGACCAAGGGGGAGGATCTCGCGATCCCGGCCATCATCATGCGGTGGATGTTGCCGGCCATCAGCCTCGTGGCGCTCTACCTCCTGCTGCGCGGGCACAACCTCCCGGGCGGCGGATTTGCGGCGGGGATCACCATGACGGTCGGGCTGATCCTGCAGTACATGGCCGGCGGCACGCGTTGGGCGGAAGACCGGCTCCCCATCCGGCCGCTCAGCTGGATGATGGCCGGTCTTCTCCTGGCAGTCGGTACCGGCGTCGGCTCCTGGCTTTTCGGGTATCCCTTCCTCACTTCACACGTGGCCCACTTCGAAGTGCCGCTGCTGGGCGAGCTGCATGTGCCCAGCGCGTTCTTCTTCGACCTGGGCGTTTTCTTCCTGGTGGTAGGAGCCGCCGCGCTGCTCCTGATCGCGCTCGGCCACCAATCGACGCGCGCGCACCGCTCCGCCGAAAGACGCTGA
- a CDS encoding Na+/H+ antiporter subunit C, giving the protein MEIIVAFGIAVLTGSGVWLILRPRTFQVIVGLSLLSYAVNLFIFVMGWVRAGAPPIVGTAGIPDPSRFADPLPQALVLTAIVIAFATTALLMVVLLAARGLTGTDHVDGREPDQ; this is encoded by the coding sequence ATGGAAATCATCGTCGCCTTCGGGATCGCGGTGCTGACAGGCTCGGGCGTCTGGCTCATCCTGCGCCCGCGTACCTTCCAGGTCATCGTTGGCCTGTCGCTGCTTTCCTACGCCGTCAACCTGTTCATCTTCGTGATGGGCTGGGTTCGTGCCGGCGCGCCGCCGATCGTCGGCACGGCGGGCATCCCGGACCCTTCCCGTTTCGCCGACCCCCTCCCTCAAGCGCTGGTCCTGACGGCCATCGTGATCGCGTTCGCCACCACGGCACTGCTGATGGTCGTGCTGCTTGCGGCGCGGGGCCTCACCGGGACGGACCATGTGGACGGGCGGGAACCGGACCAATGA
- a CDS encoding VWA domain-containing protein, with translation MFFLWPKYLWLMATLPLLAAAYVWLLRRRGKMAVRYSSLGTVRAAAARSWRRHVPPFLLLLACAGLLFAAARPVAQVPLPGARSTIVLAMDVSLSMRVADVKPTRLVAAQDAAKSFLRELPKGIEVGLVTFAGSSQVAQRATLDRGVLVAAIDAFQMQTGTAVGNAIVVSLAELFPEHQLDVGEMTFGSNRGARSLDEPSKPRRKQITPVAPGSYSSAAIILLSDGRRTTGVDTLAAAKIAADLGVRIYVVGLGTVNGEASSPEGMPIYLQLDEPTLREVARMTGGEYHHAGTAEKLRSVYENLGSRVQVMARETELTGLLALSSALVALAGAALSVLWFGRIT, from the coding sequence ATGTTTTTCCTGTGGCCCAAGTACCTTTGGTTGATGGCGACCCTGCCGCTGCTGGCGGCGGCGTACGTCTGGCTGCTGCGCCGCCGGGGCAAGATGGCGGTGCGCTACAGCAGCCTGGGCACCGTGCGGGCTGCAGCCGCCCGGAGCTGGCGCCGGCACGTACCTCCATTCCTGCTGCTGCTGGCCTGCGCGGGCCTTCTGTTCGCGGCGGCGCGGCCGGTGGCGCAGGTGCCGCTGCCAGGCGCCAGGTCGACCATCGTGCTGGCGATGGACGTGTCGCTCAGCATGCGCGTCGCGGACGTCAAGCCGACGCGGCTGGTCGCGGCGCAGGACGCGGCGAAGTCGTTCCTGCGCGAGCTGCCCAAGGGCATCGAAGTCGGGCTGGTCACGTTCGCGGGAAGCAGCCAGGTCGCGCAACGGGCAACGCTGGACCGCGGGGTACTTGTCGCGGCGATCGACGCGTTCCAGATGCAAACCGGCACGGCCGTGGGCAACGCCATCGTGGTGAGCCTGGCGGAGCTGTTTCCGGAGCACCAGCTGGACGTGGGCGAGATGACGTTCGGCAGCAATCGGGGCGCGCGCAGCCTCGACGAACCATCGAAGCCGCGGCGCAAGCAGATCACGCCGGTCGCCCCCGGCTCCTATTCCTCCGCCGCGATCATCCTGCTCAGCGACGGACGGCGGACCACGGGCGTCGACACCCTGGCGGCGGCGAAGATCGCCGCCGACCTGGGCGTGCGCATCTACGTGGTCGGGCTGGGAACGGTCAACGGCGAGGCTTCCAGCCCCGAAGGCATGCCCATCTACCTGCAGCTGGACGAACCGACGCTGCGCGAGGTGGCGCGCATGACCGGCGGCGAGTACCACCATGCGGGCACGGCGGAGAAGCTGCGCAGCGTCTATGAAAACCTCGGCTCCCGGGTGCAGGTCATGGCCCGCGAGACCGAACTGACGGGACTGCTGGCGCTTTCTTCGGCGCTGGTGGCGCTCGCAGGCGCAGCGCTGTCGGTGCTGTGGTTCGGGCGGATCACCTGA
- a CDS encoding universal stress protein, producing the protein MLVITDLSPASNNAVWRGARIARERGASLRLLHVSAGAKHMAGARQALGSIGRQLHEHLGIELDAQALEGELLPAAISAARAAGLLVIGPRRANPLREWISGTQAERLIRLCRIPTLVVKRPATPGRNATPGPPEHGRYGRVLVSVDLRPEAVDLIAAAMSLSRDPQPQVFHAVVANANGRATAPEALVAHPGETAIQKAQAMLRDFIKSSGAQKLGAVSAVAFGHAARCVLARERATGAELVVIGKRQRGLLADFILGGVTQQVLASSRADVLVMPNRPAPTWQPMAPARPP; encoded by the coding sequence GTGCTGGTGATCACCGACCTTTCGCCGGCTTCGAACAACGCCGTCTGGCGCGGTGCACGCATCGCGCGCGAGCGAGGAGCGTCCTTGCGCCTGCTGCATGTCAGCGCTGGGGCCAAGCACATGGCTGGAGCACGCCAAGCGCTCGGCAGCATCGGCAGGCAGCTGCATGAGCACCTCGGCATCGAGCTGGACGCACAGGCGCTGGAAGGCGAGCTGCTGCCAGCGGCCATCAGTGCCGCGCGCGCCGCGGGCCTGCTGGTGATCGGTCCCCGCCGGGCCAACCCACTTCGCGAGTGGATTTCGGGCACCCAGGCCGAGCGCCTGATCCGGCTATGCCGCATCCCGACCTTGGTGGTCAAGCGGCCCGCCACCCCGGGGCGAAATGCCACACCCGGCCCCCCCGAACACGGGCGCTACGGCCGGGTGCTCGTGTCGGTGGACCTGCGGCCGGAGGCTGTCGACTTGATCGCTGCCGCGATGTCGCTGTCGCGCGATCCGCAACCGCAGGTCTTTCATGCTGTGGTGGCCAACGCGAATGGTCGGGCAACAGCGCCTGAGGCACTGGTTGCCCATCCGGGCGAGACTGCCATTCAAAAGGCGCAGGCGATGCTGAGGGACTTCATCAAGTCGTCCGGCGCGCAGAAGCTCGGGGCGGTGTCCGCCGTCGCGTTCGGCCACGCGGCCCGCTGCGTGCTGGCCAGGGAGCGCGCCACTGGCGCGGAACTGGTGGTCATCGGAAAGCGCCAGCGTGGTCTGCTGGCCGACTTCATCCTGGGCGGCGTCACCCAGCAGGTGCTTGCGAGCAGTCGCGCCGACGTGCTCGTCATGCCGAACCGGCCAGCTCCAACGTGGCAGCCAATGGCCCCTGCCCGTCCGCCTTGA
- a CDS encoding RNA polymerase sigma-70 factor: protein MATDSTQTGLFWDLRPRLFGMAYRMLGVRADAEDVLQDAWLRWREADHAALQSAQAWLVTVVTRLAIDRLRSARSEREAYVGSWLPEPIVEVDERTPEAAAELASDLSVAFLHLLERLGPEERAAFLLRQVFDYDYGEIADMLGKQEPAVRQMVHRAGERVRHRRPRFRVPAETHRRLLEKFVAAAQSGQRAAIRALLADDVQTIGDGGGKVPAVAGGMHGGERVTNLYWAHALRLGQRLEYRIATINGEPGLLRYVDGRLESANAVVTDGQRIVAIYAIRNPAKLVNVLP from the coding sequence ATGGCCACCGATTCCACCCAAACCGGGTTGTTCTGGGACCTGCGTCCCCGCCTCTTCGGCATGGCCTACCGCATGCTCGGCGTTCGCGCGGACGCGGAGGACGTCCTGCAGGACGCCTGGCTGCGCTGGCGCGAGGCGGACCACGCCGCCCTGCAGTCCGCGCAGGCCTGGCTGGTCACGGTGGTGACCCGGCTGGCCATCGACCGGCTGAGATCGGCCCGCAGCGAACGCGAGGCCTACGTCGGCTCGTGGCTTCCCGAGCCGATCGTCGAGGTGGATGAGCGCACGCCCGAGGCCGCCGCGGAACTCGCCAGCGACCTGTCCGTCGCCTTCCTCCACCTGCTCGAGCGGCTGGGGCCCGAGGAACGCGCCGCCTTCCTGCTGCGGCAGGTGTTCGACTACGACTACGGCGAGATCGCCGACATGCTGGGCAAGCAGGAACCCGCCGTGCGCCAGATGGTGCATCGCGCCGGGGAGCGCGTGCGGCACCGGCGGCCGCGGTTCCGGGTACCGGCGGAAACGCACCGGCGGCTGCTCGAGAAATTCGTGGCCGCCGCGCAGAGCGGCCAGCGCGCCGCCATCCGCGCGCTGCTGGCCGACGACGTGCAGACCATCGGCGACGGCGGCGGCAAGGTGCCTGCCGTGGCCGGCGGCATGCACGGCGGCGAGCGCGTGACCAACCTGTACTGGGCGCATGCGCTGCGCCTGGGACAGCGCCTGGAATACCGCATCGCCACCATCAACGGCGAGCCGGGCCTGCTGCGCTACGTCGACGGCAGGCTGGAGTCCGCCAATGCCGTGGTGACGGACGGCCAGCGGATCGTGGCGATCTACGCCATCCGCAACCCCGCCAAGCTGGTGAACGTGCTGCCTTGA
- a CDS encoding protein adenylyltransferase SelO translates to MQSLAASSFFRFDNSYARDLPGLYVPWKPAQVPAPRLLFLNRPLAEELGLDPASLLGDEGAAIFAGNTVPQGAEPLAQAYAGHQFGGFSPQLGDGRALLLGEILDRQGRRRDIAFKGSGRTPFSRGGDGKAAVGPMLREVLISEAMHSLGIPTTRALAVAGTGEPVYREKVLPGAVLTRVASSHLRVGTFQFFAARGETGKLRQLAEYAIARHDPDLADTPGRYLALLGRVAQRQAALIAQWMNVGFIHGVMNTDNMTISGETIDYGPCAFMEAYDPGAVFSSIDHGGRYAYGNQPLIAQWNLARLAEALLPLMVEDESEEAADRAVAQASAVIDSFSGLHQGFLLRGQRAKLGLGEAAQGSDAADAALANDWLALLHAQGVDFTLGWRRLADAAAGDDPALRALFPDAQALDAWLARWRARCASDGAVSADARAGRMRSANPWIIPRNHRVEEALQAASDQGDLAPFERLLSALRRPHEEKPEHAPYAAPAPAAVTAGYQTFCGT, encoded by the coding sequence ATGCAATCCCTTGCTGCCTCTTCATTCTTCCGCTTCGACAACAGCTACGCCCGCGACCTTCCGGGCCTTTATGTCCCCTGGAAGCCGGCCCAGGTGCCTGCGCCCCGGCTGCTGTTCCTGAACCGGCCCCTGGCCGAAGAGCTCGGGCTCGACCCCGCCTCCCTGCTCGGCGACGAGGGTGCGGCCATCTTCGCCGGCAACACGGTTCCGCAAGGTGCCGAACCGCTGGCACAGGCTTATGCGGGCCACCAGTTCGGCGGGTTCTCCCCCCAGCTGGGCGATGGCCGTGCGCTGCTCCTGGGCGAGATCCTGGACCGGCAGGGCCGGCGGCGCGACATCGCCTTCAAGGGCTCGGGCCGGACGCCTTTCTCCCGCGGCGGTGACGGCAAGGCGGCCGTGGGGCCGATGCTGCGCGAGGTGCTCATCAGCGAAGCGATGCACTCGCTGGGGATCCCCACCACGCGCGCCCTGGCCGTGGCGGGCACCGGCGAGCCCGTCTACCGGGAGAAGGTCCTGCCCGGCGCGGTGCTGACGCGCGTGGCCTCCAGCCACCTGCGCGTGGGCACCTTCCAGTTCTTCGCGGCCCGCGGCGAAACGGGCAAGCTGCGCCAACTGGCCGAGTACGCGATCGCCCGCCACGACCCTGACCTGGCGGACACGCCGGGCCGGTACCTGGCGCTGCTGGGCCGCGTGGCGCAGCGCCAGGCCGCTCTGATCGCCCAGTGGATGAACGTCGGCTTCATCCATGGGGTGATGAACACCGACAACATGACGATCTCGGGCGAGACCATCGACTACGGCCCCTGTGCATTCATGGAGGCCTACGACCCCGGGGCGGTCTTCAGTTCGATCGACCACGGCGGCCGCTACGCCTACGGCAACCAGCCGCTCATCGCGCAGTGGAACCTGGCCCGGCTGGCCGAGGCCCTGTTGCCGCTGATGGTGGAGGACGAGAGCGAGGAGGCGGCGGACCGTGCCGTGGCGCAGGCGTCGGCCGTGATCGATTCCTTCTCCGGGCTGCACCAGGGTTTCCTGCTGCGCGGCCAGCGTGCCAAGCTGGGGCTGGGAGAGGCTGCCCAGGGCAGCGACGCGGCCGATGCCGCGCTGGCGAACGACTGGCTCGCCTTGCTGCACGCGCAGGGCGTCGACTTCACCCTCGGCTGGCGGCGGCTGGCGGATGCGGCCGCGGGTGACGACCCTGCGCTGCGGGCGCTGTTCCCCGACGCGCAGGCGCTGGACGCATGGCTGGCCCGCTGGCGCGCCCGGTGCGCGAGCGACGGTGCCGTATCGGCCGACGCCCGGGCCGGGCGCATGCGCAGCGCCAACCCCTGGATCATTCCGCGCAACCACCGCGTGGAGGAAGCGCTGCAGGCCGCCTCCGACCAGGGCGACCTGGCGCCTTTCGAGCGCCTGCTCTCGGCACTGCGCCGGCCCCATGAGGAAAAGCCGGAGCACGCCCCCTATGCGGCGCCGGCGCCGGCCGCCGTGACGGCCGGCTACCAGACCTTCTGCGGCACCTGA
- a CDS encoding GreA/GreB family elongation factor: METQLSAERTLTEIDYLRLTRLLLQSEPGTSEAIQDLLDNSVLVGSPSVAPTVITMYTQVLLEHVPHAARYKITLCYPDDAEPSQGFISVLSPLGSSLIGLRAGDVAKWRTPGGEERAARIVDVLFQPEATGDYTT; the protein is encoded by the coding sequence ATGGAAACCCAATTGTCCGCCGAGCGCACGCTCACCGAAATCGACTACCTGCGCCTGACGCGGCTGCTGTTGCAGTCAGAACCCGGCACGTCCGAAGCCATTCAGGATCTGCTCGACAACAGCGTTCTCGTCGGATCGCCGTCGGTCGCGCCCACCGTGATCACGATGTACACCCAGGTGCTGCTGGAGCACGTGCCGCACGCCGCGCGCTACAAGATCACGTTGTGCTACCCCGATGACGCGGAGCCGTCGCAAGGCTTCATCTCCGTGCTGTCTCCGCTGGGCTCGAGCCTCATCGGCCTGCGGGCGGGTGACGTGGCGAAATGGCGCACGCCGGGAGGAGAGGAGCGGGCGGCGCGGATCGTCGACGTGCTGTTCCAGCCGGAAGCCACCGGGGACTACACCACGTGA
- a CDS encoding carboxymuconolactone decarboxylase family protein — MSPRLNYHALAPKSAKALTQLAFTAGATLDKRLKELVNLRVSQINGCAFCIDMHWAELLRMGLEPRQVNALAGWREAHRFFDPKDRAALNWAEAVNAIPHRVPGDADFEELKRHFSEAEIAELTFCVGAIRVWNVLNASFHTPVPETPYVVG, encoded by the coding sequence ATGTCGCCTCGCCTCAACTACCACGCCCTTGCCCCCAAGTCCGCCAAAGCGCTGACGCAGCTGGCCTTCACGGCCGGCGCAACGCTGGACAAGCGGCTGAAGGAACTCGTCAACCTGCGCGTCAGCCAGATCAACGGCTGTGCTTTCTGCATCGACATGCACTGGGCCGAGCTGCTCAGGATGGGGCTGGAGCCTCGTCAGGTGAATGCCCTGGCCGGCTGGCGCGAGGCGCACCGCTTCTTCGACCCGAAGGACCGCGCGGCGCTCAACTGGGCCGAAGCGGTCAACGCCATCCCGCACCGCGTGCCCGGCGATGCCGATTTCGAGGAGCTGAAGCGGCACTTCAGCGAAGCCGAGATCGCCGAGCTGACCTTCTGCGTCGGCGCCATCCGGGTCTGGAACGTGCTGAATGCAAGCTTCCACACGCCCGTGCCAGAGACGCCCTACGTTGTGGGCTGA